In Paraburkholderia caribensis, a single window of DNA contains:
- a CDS encoding phage portal protein — translation MALAAVRGFDGAKRGPRAAGWPTSGASSLANLMPSLATLRNRARDLVVNNSHLRRALRVMVANAIGTGIQAKFASKRQQKVFKRWVKYCDADGLLDFFGLQAKAYRAMKLSGEVLVRYRRRRPGDGYEVPLQIQILEIDYLDSLKVGEVDGGFVLAGVQFNLIGQRTGYWLFDQHPGEVAQVPRNMMSRFVPASEVLHIFDAIDRPNSVRGFPWLASAIWAARDLDEYQDAERIRKKIEACFAVFVKSNDEQFRAGMPGVASPGDGRRVESLSPGMIEYLRNDEEVQFAAPQTNDGYEAGVRIDLRAIAAGTDTTYEQLTGDYSQVNFTSGRMGKMEFNRMLLQELWLIFIPMFCEAVAGQFAATAYLAGVTSSPDYDVTWSPNRIEMIDPLREANGMIALIEARLKSRHQIIRDLGDDPEETDAEINADPLNTSEPEPAGTPDAGRMFERVMARLRRLEVLVMSAER, via the coding sequence ATGGCGCTGGCGGCGGTGCGTGGATTCGATGGCGCGAAGCGCGGCCCCCGAGCGGCCGGGTGGCCGACGTCAGGGGCCAGTTCGCTGGCAAATCTGATGCCGTCGCTTGCGACCCTGCGCAATCGCGCCCGTGACCTTGTCGTCAACAACTCGCATCTGCGGCGTGCGCTGCGTGTCATGGTCGCGAATGCGATCGGCACTGGCATTCAGGCGAAGTTCGCATCGAAGCGTCAGCAGAAAGTGTTCAAGCGCTGGGTGAAGTACTGCGACGCGGACGGCCTGCTCGACTTCTTCGGCCTGCAAGCCAAGGCATACCGTGCGATGAAACTGTCGGGCGAAGTGCTGGTCCGCTATCGCCGTCGGCGACCGGGCGATGGTTACGAGGTGCCGCTGCAAATCCAGATCCTCGAAATCGATTATCTCGACTCGCTGAAGGTCGGGGAGGTCGACGGTGGGTTCGTTCTGGCCGGCGTGCAGTTCAATCTGATCGGGCAGCGCACTGGATACTGGTTGTTCGATCAGCATCCCGGCGAAGTCGCTCAGGTGCCCAGGAACATGATGAGTCGGTTTGTACCGGCGAGCGAGGTGCTGCATATCTTCGATGCGATCGACAGGCCGAACTCCGTACGTGGTTTCCCGTGGTTAGCGTCTGCCATATGGGCTGCGCGCGATCTCGACGAATATCAGGACGCAGAGCGCATCCGGAAAAAGATCGAGGCGTGCTTCGCGGTGTTCGTCAAATCGAACGACGAGCAGTTCCGCGCGGGTATGCCGGGTGTGGCCAGTCCCGGCGATGGCCGTCGGGTCGAATCTCTTTCACCGGGCATGATCGAGTATCTGCGAAACGATGAGGAGGTGCAGTTTGCGGCGCCGCAGACGAACGATGGCTATGAGGCTGGCGTGCGGATCGATTTGCGCGCGATCGCGGCAGGGACCGACACGACGTACGAACAGCTCACGGGCGACTACTCACAGGTCAATTTCACCAGCGGACGCATGGGCAAGATGGAGTTCAACCGGATGCTCCTGCAGGAACTGTGGTTGATCTTCATTCCGATGTTCTGCGAAGCAGTCGCGGGGCAGTTCGCTGCAACAGCATATCTCGCCGGAGTGACATCGTCGCCCGACTATGACGTGACCTGGTCGCCGAACCGGATCGAGATGATCGACCCACTGCGGGAAGCGAACGGCATGATCGCATTGATCGAGGCGCGGCTGAAGAGTCGGCATCAGATCATTCGCGATCTGGGCGACGATCCGGAAGAAACCGATGCAGAAATCAATGCCGATCCGCTCAATACGTCGGAGCCAGAGCCCGCCGGCACTCCCGATGCTGGCCGTATGTTCGAGCGGGTCATGGCCCGCCTTCGCCGCCTCGAGGTGCTGGTGATGTCGGCAGAACGATAG
- a CDS encoding head-tail joining protein codes for MFWPAFAAAGMLKNAQVELGDGSVRPVQVGFETPDMLDLGGRVTTADYRVEYQTADMPELARGSMLEIDGTRYRVRHPPRRKDDGYFSVADLEKAV; via the coding sequence GTGTTCTGGCCGGCATTCGCGGCGGCAGGGATGCTGAAAAATGCGCAGGTCGAGCTGGGCGATGGCTCGGTTCGACCTGTGCAGGTCGGCTTCGAAACGCCCGACATGCTGGACCTCGGCGGGCGGGTGACGACTGCGGACTATCGGGTCGAGTATCAGACGGCCGATATGCCCGAGCTTGCTCGCGGTTCCATGCTGGAAATTGATGGCACACGCTACAGGGTCCGGCATCCACCCCGCAGGAAAGATGACGGTTACTTCAGCGTCGCCGATCTGGAGAAGGCTGTATGA
- a CDS encoding phage regulatory CII family protein: MTCRYSGTEWLDVLYTSVRSTPGGVADAAAFLTNRRGKSIGAESLRLRLRGEGENRLSMEMFELLIEWMEEKRQSQYLDALCALNERFGLSASPTPGDESVDTVKAVAEAASEAARLSGDVSSVVIEAIEDGRITQQEADDIAVAARANQRLLDRLLRTVQAVSRLGRRQA; this comes from the coding sequence ATGACCTGCAGATACAGCGGCACAGAATGGCTCGACGTGCTGTACACGTCAGTCCGCAGCACACCAGGGGGCGTAGCAGATGCTGCGGCATTCCTGACCAACCGCCGTGGGAAGAGCATCGGGGCCGAATCGCTCCGCCTGCGTTTGCGCGGTGAAGGCGAAAACCGCCTTTCCATGGAGATGTTCGAGCTGCTGATCGAGTGGATGGAAGAGAAGCGTCAGTCGCAATACCTGGACGCACTCTGCGCGCTCAACGAGCGCTTTGGTTTGAGCGCAAGTCCAACGCCCGGCGACGAGTCGGTCGATACAGTCAAAGCTGTTGCGGAGGCCGCATCGGAAGCCGCACGGCTATCGGGCGATGTGTCGAGCGTAGTGATCGAGGCGATCGAAGATGGTCGCATCACACAGCAGGAGGCCGACGACATTGCCGTGGCCGCTCGGGCTAATCAACGGTTGCTCGACCGGCTCCTGCGCACTGTGCAGGCTGTTAGCCGGCTCGGACGTCGCCAGGCATGA
- a CDS encoding prohead protease/major capsid protein fusion protein: protein MPVPAQGHRGGAGATADSMPLLTRLQPVSSVNAESRSIAVTWTTGAQVQRYDWWRERSYLEELSPDPSAVRMGRLQSGAAPFLRDHDTWDGIDSVLGVVDSATLDAATGTGDAMCRFSARDDVQPYFQDVVDRILRNISFGYRVYAIDMIPPGQEGNDTWIYRATDWEPYEISLVSIPADPNATVRGEGGQAVAAQQQRFFPCTFTDRSAGGSSDGARAAHTDQGAVMPDDENNQPTSATRTTPVQNPPATQSPAASTEATDAARAEAVASERQRVIDIRTAVRASVLENQQQLIDGFIERGVTADAARIEILRLQAERSNANSQRGAADIQTVRDEAQTRRAAMTDALLHRINPRHELDDAARQYRGLNLREFCRVGLEAVGVDVRGLDVRELAGIALGMQQRGGFSSTSDLPVVFGNVINRTLRDAYTAAPRSFQSWARQGVLTDFRAATRVMVDGAIKLEKVNESGEYKYGQLVDSGETIQLGTYGKIVAFTRQMIINDDLSALERVPLFFGRAAANLESDLVYAALTGNPVMGDGKALFHAAHKNLAAAGGAIGVDTLSTARAAMRVQAAPGDGTPLNLTPTFLLVPAALETVAYQYTSNQYTPTQATQQNPFIGTLTPVVEPRLDAKSTKSWYLAADPAMVDTVEYCYLEGEQGLYTEQSLDFDVDGLKVKARLDFAAKATDYRGLYQNPGQ from the coding sequence ATGCCCGTTCCAGCACAGGGGCATCGCGGCGGCGCCGGGGCGACCGCCGATTCGATGCCGCTACTTACGCGTCTGCAACCTGTTTCGTCGGTCAACGCGGAGAGCCGTTCCATCGCCGTGACATGGACGACCGGCGCGCAGGTGCAGCGTTACGACTGGTGGCGCGAACGCAGCTACCTCGAGGAGTTAAGCCCGGACCCGTCTGCTGTACGGATGGGACGGTTGCAATCGGGTGCAGCGCCTTTTCTGCGGGATCACGACACGTGGGACGGCATTGATTCCGTTCTCGGTGTTGTGGACAGCGCGACGCTCGACGCCGCGACGGGTACGGGCGACGCGATGTGCCGGTTTTCCGCGCGCGACGACGTGCAGCCGTACTTTCAGGACGTCGTCGACAGGATCCTGCGGAACATCTCGTTCGGCTACCGCGTGTACGCGATCGACATGATTCCGCCGGGTCAGGAGGGTAACGACACGTGGATCTACCGCGCGACCGACTGGGAGCCGTACGAGATTTCGCTTGTGTCGATTCCCGCTGACCCGAACGCAACTGTGCGAGGCGAGGGCGGCCAAGCCGTCGCGGCGCAGCAGCAACGTTTCTTCCCCTGCACCTTCACTGATCGCAGTGCAGGGGGTTCTTCTGACGGCGCACGCGCCGCGCACACTGACCAAGGAGCCGTAATGCCCGACGATGAAAACAACCAACCGACGTCCGCCACCCGCACCACGCCTGTTCAAAATCCGCCGGCGACACAGTCGCCTGCAGCGTCGACCGAAGCAACCGACGCCGCTCGTGCCGAAGCCGTTGCGTCGGAGCGTCAGCGTGTGATCGACATTCGCACTGCAGTCCGTGCGAGCGTGCTGGAAAACCAGCAGCAACTGATTGACGGCTTCATCGAGCGCGGCGTGACGGCTGACGCCGCCCGTATTGAAATCCTGCGCTTGCAGGCGGAGCGTTCGAACGCGAATTCGCAGCGCGGGGCGGCGGACATTCAGACGGTGCGTGACGAGGCGCAGACGCGTCGTGCCGCGATGACGGACGCACTGTTGCATCGTATCAACCCGCGCCACGAGCTCGACGATGCCGCTCGACAGTATCGCGGACTGAACCTGCGAGAGTTCTGCCGGGTCGGCCTCGAAGCGGTAGGTGTCGATGTGCGTGGTCTCGATGTGCGCGAGCTGGCTGGTATCGCACTGGGTATGCAGCAGCGTGGCGGCTTCAGCTCGACGTCGGATCTGCCCGTGGTATTCGGCAACGTGATCAATCGCACGCTGCGTGACGCCTACACGGCAGCGCCCCGCAGCTTCCAGTCGTGGGCACGGCAGGGCGTGCTGACGGACTTTCGCGCGGCGACGCGCGTGATGGTCGACGGCGCGATCAAACTGGAAAAGGTCAACGAGTCCGGTGAATACAAATACGGCCAGCTGGTCGACTCGGGCGAGACGATCCAGCTCGGCACGTACGGCAAGATTGTCGCCTTTACCCGCCAGATGATCATCAACGACGACCTGTCGGCGCTGGAGCGCGTTCCGCTGTTCTTCGGTCGTGCTGCCGCCAATCTGGAATCGGATCTCGTGTATGCCGCGCTCACGGGTAACCCCGTTATGGGCGACGGCAAGGCACTGTTCCATGCGGCGCATAAGAACCTCGCCGCCGCCGGCGGTGCAATCGGCGTCGACACGCTATCGACGGCACGTGCGGCAATGCGCGTGCAAGCCGCGCCGGGCGATGGCACGCCGCTGAACCTGACACCGACGTTCCTGCTGGTGCCGGCAGCGCTGGAGACGGTCGCGTATCAGTACACGAGCAACCAGTACACGCCGACGCAGGCCACGCAGCAGAACCCTTTCATCGGGACACTGACCCCGGTCGTCGAGCCGCGCCTCGATGCGAAGAGCACGAAGTCGTGGTACCTGGCTGCTGATCCGGCGATGGTTGATACGGTCGAGTACTGCTACCTCGAAGGCGAGCAGGGGCTTTACACCGAGCAGTCGCTTGACTTCGATGTCGACGGCCTGAAGGTCAAGGCGCGACTCGATTTCGCGGCGAAGGCGACCGACTATCGCGGCCTGTACCAGAACCCGGGTCAGTAG
- a CDS encoding phage head-tail joining protein, with the protein MAFTQQNLDAIEAAISSGTLTVEYNGKRITYQSTADLMRVRNLIKSDLENRSGLGGSRSSIGTYRPY; encoded by the coding sequence ATGGCATTCACGCAGCAGAACCTTGACGCGATCGAGGCGGCGATCTCGTCTGGTACGTTGACGGTCGAGTACAACGGCAAGCGGATCACGTATCAGTCAACAGCGGATCTGATGCGCGTGCGCAATCTGATCAAGTCCGATCTCGAAAACCGGTCAGGTCTTGGTGGTTCGCGGTCGAGCATTGGCACCTATAGGCCGTACTGA
- a CDS encoding DUF2190 family protein, whose amino-acid sequence MKNFIQSGKTLTVTLAAAVVSGQFVQLGNAKLPAVATADFAANMPGEYRLDGVFELQADGPSVGAVGDFAYWDPANAVVTSTVGANAKAGVYAAPKAANDLTARVLLCSPSDLA is encoded by the coding sequence ATGAAGAACTTTATCCAGAGCGGCAAGACGCTGACGGTGACGCTTGCCGCTGCTGTTGTTTCGGGCCAGTTCGTGCAACTGGGCAATGCAAAGCTGCCCGCCGTTGCGACGGCCGATTTCGCGGCGAATATGCCCGGCGAATATCGTCTCGATGGTGTGTTCGAGCTGCAGGCGGATGGTCCCTCGGTGGGGGCCGTTGGCGACTTCGCATACTGGGACCCGGCGAATGCTGTCGTGACATCGACCGTCGGGGCGAACGCGAAGGCTGGCGTCTATGCCGCACCGAAGGCCGCAAACGATCTTACGGCGCGAGTGCTGCTCTGCTCGCCGTCTGACCTTGCTTGA
- a CDS encoding VapE domain-containing protein, with product MSDLAGIVGQLMAHGHPKLPDGHPVADGKPHRYGPKKKHWYSLHEVVKAGKVIGYTGAFGCWSGNDNGAQAFAWHGEALSPEDIAETRARQDALAREEERKRQHAAKLAANRARQQWHEGSDVGESDYLAHKQITAEGVRFAADGDVLVPMFNYSDGYRLAGLQKITSTGAKRFNKGMEKKGALFLLGDINADSKVVLVAEGYATARSIRMATDGVVPVMVCFDAGNIMAAARYLRDTYAGIHVMFCADDDWHIERRLRDHLAEEFGYVGEIEIGGEAIRIESSKTWYIVRITRDTDRHGVESLTLTFGNDVIPERTRRFENTGLKHAFDAASMIDNASVIYPRFSARGDRKLTDYNDLHVDEGLHVVKSQITAAILAGLTPADIKHPAAESAVDAAQDPLYDKAVRLVSEMKRASISAVQRSLRIGYNRAARLLDAMEQAAIVSPASQSGSRKVLAAHPTSAGAARQTEDDPPDIEAENGAYTWMRDLRRAEKSGAILPTIDNVFLILSNDKRWSGVLAFEQFALRIVKRRAPPFEGGEVGEWTDADDSRLALWLGQGWGFSPRADIIAQAVFLVADRNRYHEVRDYLDGLTWDSTPRLHFWLHRWLHAEDTEYARLAGFKYLLGAVGRVMQPGCKMDNVLILEGAQDGGKSNAFRTLFGERWFTDANIVIGDKDSYAVMAGKWVIELAELDALNKSDSSSSKRFFTVAVDTYRPPYAKRAVDVPRQSVFGGTVNFDVYLKDESGGRRYWPIRCGDVLDITGLAENRDQIWAEAVHVYHRWQRENAEAGGQIWAPWRVTHEEKPLFQEEQEARFEGDVLEVKIARELKYRPRVTMEEVLDDILKIEITKQTPAEQRRVGKALKRLGWARQRETTGDREWYYVPPREKPVQMPTRAASSGGSEDDDAPL from the coding sequence ATGTCAGACCTTGCGGGGATTGTTGGTCAATTGATGGCACACGGGCATCCAAAACTGCCCGATGGACATCCTGTAGCGGACGGCAAGCCGCACCGATACGGCCCGAAGAAGAAGCACTGGTATTCGCTCCACGAGGTCGTCAAGGCCGGCAAGGTGATCGGCTACACCGGGGCGTTCGGCTGCTGGTCAGGTAACGACAATGGCGCACAGGCGTTCGCCTGGCATGGCGAAGCGCTTTCGCCGGAAGACATCGCAGAGACGAGGGCCCGTCAGGATGCGCTCGCGCGTGAAGAGGAGCGAAAGCGTCAGCATGCGGCGAAGCTGGCCGCTAACCGCGCGCGGCAGCAGTGGCATGAGGGCAGCGACGTGGGCGAGTCTGACTACCTCGCGCACAAGCAGATCACAGCCGAAGGCGTGCGTTTTGCCGCTGACGGAGATGTGCTCGTGCCGATGTTCAACTATTCGGACGGTTACCGGCTCGCCGGTCTGCAGAAGATCACGTCCACGGGCGCGAAGCGCTTCAACAAGGGCATGGAGAAAAAGGGCGCGCTGTTCCTGCTCGGCGACATCAACGCCGACAGCAAGGTCGTGCTTGTCGCGGAAGGCTATGCAACGGCACGTTCGATCCGCATGGCGACGGACGGCGTGGTGCCTGTGATGGTGTGCTTTGACGCTGGCAACATCATGGCCGCTGCCCGCTATCTGCGCGATACGTATGCGGGCATCCACGTGATGTTCTGTGCGGACGACGACTGGCACATCGAGCGGCGCCTGCGCGATCATCTGGCGGAAGAATTCGGCTATGTCGGCGAGATCGAGATCGGCGGCGAGGCTATCCGCATCGAATCCAGCAAGACGTGGTACATCGTACGCATCACACGCGACACCGATCGCCACGGCGTCGAGTCCCTTACATTGACGTTCGGCAACGACGTGATCCCCGAGCGAACGCGTCGCTTTGAGAATACTGGCCTTAAGCATGCATTCGATGCGGCGTCGATGATCGACAACGCAAGCGTCATCTATCCGAGATTCAGCGCACGCGGTGACCGGAAACTAACCGATTACAACGACCTGCACGTCGACGAGGGGTTGCACGTCGTCAAATCTCAGATTACGGCAGCGATCCTGGCGGGCCTTACGCCAGCTGACATCAAACATCCTGCTGCCGAGTCGGCCGTCGACGCCGCTCAGGACCCGCTTTATGACAAGGCGGTCAGGCTCGTTTCCGAGATGAAGCGGGCGTCGATATCGGCCGTTCAGCGCAGTCTGCGGATCGGCTACAACCGTGCCGCAAGATTGCTTGACGCGATGGAGCAGGCCGCGATTGTCTCTCCGGCTTCTCAAAGCGGATCCAGGAAAGTATTGGCAGCACACCCAACGTCCGCTGGCGCTGCGCGCCAGACAGAGGACGATCCCCCTGATATCGAGGCGGAGAACGGCGCATACACCTGGATGCGCGATCTACGTCGTGCGGAGAAATCCGGCGCAATCCTGCCGACGATCGACAACGTTTTCCTGATCCTTTCGAATGACAAGCGCTGGTCGGGCGTGCTTGCATTCGAACAGTTTGCGCTTCGTATCGTGAAGCGCCGTGCGCCGCCTTTCGAGGGCGGAGAAGTCGGTGAATGGACTGATGCCGACGATTCTCGCCTCGCGCTATGGCTGGGTCAGGGATGGGGATTCAGTCCGCGTGCGGACATCATCGCGCAGGCGGTATTTCTTGTCGCCGATCGCAACCGCTATCACGAGGTGCGCGACTATCTCGACGGCCTGACGTGGGACAGCACGCCGCGTCTGCACTTCTGGCTACATCGATGGCTGCATGCCGAGGATACCGAATATGCAAGGCTCGCCGGCTTCAAGTACCTGCTCGGCGCTGTCGGCCGCGTCATGCAGCCCGGTTGCAAGATGGACAACGTGCTTATCCTCGAAGGCGCGCAGGATGGCGGCAAATCAAACGCGTTTCGCACGCTGTTCGGCGAACGGTGGTTCACCGACGCCAACATCGTCATTGGCGACAAGGATTCCTACGCAGTGATGGCTGGGAAGTGGGTCATCGAGCTCGCCGAGCTTGATGCACTCAACAAAAGCGACTCCTCCAGCTCAAAGCGATTCTTCACTGTCGCAGTGGATACGTATAGGCCGCCATATGCGAAGCGTGCCGTCGACGTGCCCCGTCAGAGTGTCTTTGGCGGCACGGTCAACTTCGATGTGTACCTGAAGGATGAATCAGGCGGCCGCCGCTATTGGCCCATCCGCTGCGGCGACGTTCTCGACATCACCGGCCTGGCTGAAAACCGCGATCAGATCTGGGCTGAGGCGGTGCACGTGTATCACCGATGGCAGCGTGAGAATGCCGAAGCAGGCGGCCAGATCTGGGCGCCGTGGCGCGTTACACATGAGGAGAAGCCGCTCTTCCAGGAGGAACAGGAAGCGCGCTTTGAGGGCGACGTGCTCGAGGTGAAGATCGCGCGCGAACTCAAGTACAGGCCACGCGTGACGATGGAGGAAGTCCTCGACGACATCCTCAAGATCGAGATCACGAAGCAGACGCCTGCCGAACAGCGGCGCGTTGGCAAAGCACTGAAGCGGCTTGGCTGGGCGCGACAGCGGGAGACGACAGGTGACCGTGAGTGGTATTACGTGCCGCCTCGGGAAAAGCCAGTCCAGATGCCGACCCGCGCCGCGTCGAGCGGCGGCAGCGAAGACGACGATGCGCCTCTCTGA
- a CDS encoding phage tail tube protein has translation MGAKSMKKSVVLAALQIAIGTAAVPTSAADAMLVSNISAKPVAADYVSRDTIRPYFGNDQQLPAGCHAELDFEIEIAASGAAGTPPAWGRLLVPCYFSETVTEDTSVVYAPVSDQPQTPLTIYYYLDGLLHKLTDAYGTVSVDFTVKQVPKLKFHFMGVYNPVTDSPVPAGTDFSKFLQPKIASTQFTTWSMHGFTGPLQALSLDVANTLNWAQLIGYERAEVTDRKPTGKITMQLGSVADKDWWTATKDALLGTLTITHGVGAGNIVQFDAPQVQLTDPSYTDQDNKVMLDATLTVTPLTGNDELVITVK, from the coding sequence ATGGGTGCAAAGTCCATGAAGAAGTCGGTCGTGCTGGCGGCGCTGCAGATCGCCATTGGCACGGCCGCCGTGCCGACGAGTGCGGCCGATGCGATGCTCGTCAGCAATATCTCCGCGAAGCCGGTCGCCGCCGATTACGTGTCGCGCGATACGATCCGGCCATACTTTGGAAACGATCAGCAACTTCCGGCGGGCTGTCATGCCGAGCTCGATTTCGAGATCGAGATTGCCGCATCGGGTGCGGCCGGGACGCCACCCGCGTGGGGCCGGCTGCTGGTGCCGTGTTATTTCTCGGAAACCGTGACCGAGGATACGAGTGTGGTCTATGCGCCGGTCAGCGATCAGCCGCAGACGCCGCTCACCATCTATTACTACCTCGATGGACTGCTGCACAAGCTGACCGATGCATACGGCACAGTGTCCGTCGACTTCACGGTCAAGCAGGTTCCCAAGCTCAAGTTCCATTTCATGGGTGTCTATAACCCCGTGACGGATTCGCCGGTTCCCGCCGGCACGGACTTCTCGAAGTTCCTGCAGCCGAAGATCGCGAGCACCCAGTTCACGACGTGGTCGATGCACGGTTTTACGGGGCCGCTGCAGGCTCTGTCGCTCGACGTTGCCAATACGCTCAACTGGGCGCAACTGATCGGCTACGAGCGCGCGGAAGTCACGGATCGCAAGCCGACGGGCAAGATCACCATGCAACTCGGGTCGGTGGCCGACAAGGACTGGTGGACGGCGACGAAGGATGCGCTCCTCGGCACGCTGACGATTACGCACGGTGTCGGCGCTGGCAATATCGTGCAATTCGACGCGCCACAGGTGCAACTGACCGATCCGTCATACACGGATCAGGACAACAAGGTCATGCTCGATGCGACGCTCACGGTCACGCCGCTCACCGGCAACGACGAGCTGGTCATCACGGTCAAGTAA
- a CDS encoding phage terminase large subunit family protein: MGAIEAFLKKIEEAIRPDKRIGIAEWSEQHRVLPESSPEPGKWRNERTPYLVGIMDALSGMSSTVTRYAHDDDRQFDNSRVITVGLMKGHQLGGSALGENFIGRAITTAAGNILAVFATLDDAEKWELDRFEPMRHSTKALRRRVRDSNKKGSENTKLRKKFPGGFMNLISATRAGRLKSTTVRYALLEEIDEYELNVDGQGNPIDLATNRTSNFGRRAKIFANSTPTIKRRSQIDKLYQRGDQRRYFVLCPDCRSPQFFDWHKGMRRSPADPGVVLYYCQTGCGAGNPESVWKTRGFEGAYWMPTAAGDGKTASFHLSALYAPLGWRPWSELMDDFEAAQGDTEKMIAFVNNALAECWEDKSAEMKWETIKRRAESYKLRTIPLGCLILTCAVDTQNDRLEVEISGWGRGLRNWTIDHVVLRGDPALPDVWEKLDKLLDTPITNAFGVSMRIELCGVDSGGSRTQDVYDYCRLRRHRGVFALKGAKDRHKPIIGRPTDQDVTVKGKTYKNGVKLWPVGTDTAKSRIFGALVADDERDIVDRRIHFSVDLDDEYFEQLTAEAYNPSKDRWDRLRKRNEALDLKVYNFACAYHPRLRLNTYSDADWAALEAVIEPRVRDLFAAVPVESADAAQPGGAARSDLAKGILRDVAERLGPDHPKHDVLIGLANKPAEDPPPVAPAPAVSEPVASPGGWIPRRDNWLRR, from the coding sequence ATGGGAGCGATCGAAGCATTCCTGAAGAAGATTGAGGAGGCGATACGGCCCGACAAGAGGATCGGAATCGCCGAGTGGTCAGAGCAGCATCGCGTCCTTCCCGAGAGCAGCCCCGAGCCCGGCAAATGGCGTAACGAGCGCACGCCCTATCTGGTCGGCATCATGGATGCGCTGTCAGGGATGTCCAGCACGGTCACGCGTTACGCCCACGATGACGATCGACAATTCGACAACAGCCGGGTCATCACTGTCGGCCTGATGAAGGGACACCAGCTTGGTGGCTCTGCACTGGGGGAAAACTTCATCGGGCGTGCGATTACGACGGCGGCGGGCAACATCCTCGCCGTATTCGCAACACTCGATGACGCGGAGAAGTGGGAGCTGGACCGCTTCGAGCCGATGCGCCATTCGACGAAGGCGTTGCGTCGGCGTGTTCGGGATAGCAATAAAAAGGGCAGCGAAAACACGAAGCTGCGGAAGAAGTTTCCGGGCGGCTTCATGAATCTGATCAGTGCGACGCGTGCTGGCCGGCTGAAATCAACTACGGTTCGCTATGCGTTGCTGGAAGAGATCGACGAGTACGAACTCAACGTCGACGGGCAGGGCAATCCAATCGACCTCGCGACGAACCGCACAAGTAACTTTGGCCGTCGCGCGAAGATCTTTGCGAACAGCACGCCGACGATCAAGCGCCGTTCCCAGATCGACAAGCTCTATCAACGCGGTGATCAGCGACGTTATTTCGTGTTGTGTCCGGATTGCCGTTCTCCGCAGTTTTTCGACTGGCACAAAGGCATGCGTCGCTCGCCAGCGGATCCTGGCGTCGTGCTGTACTACTGCCAGACAGGATGCGGCGCAGGCAATCCAGAAAGCGTGTGGAAGACGCGCGGCTTTGAGGGCGCGTACTGGATGCCGACGGCAGCCGGCGACGGGAAAACGGCGAGCTTCCACTTGAGCGCGTTGTATGCGCCACTCGGGTGGCGTCCATGGTCCGAGCTGATGGATGATTTCGAGGCCGCGCAGGGCGATACGGAAAAGATGATCGCGTTCGTGAACAACGCGCTTGCGGAATGCTGGGAAGACAAGAGCGCGGAGATGAAGTGGGAGACCATTAAGCGCCGCGCAGAGTCCTACAAACTGCGCACCATCCCGCTCGGCTGTTTGATCCTGACGTGCGCGGTCGACACTCAGAATGATCGCCTGGAAGTCGAGATCTCGGGCTGGGGGCGTGGCCTTCGCAACTGGACGATTGATCACGTTGTGCTGCGTGGTGATCCGGCTTTGCCCGATGTGTGGGAGAAGCTCGACAAGCTGCTCGATACACCGATCACGAACGCTTTCGGCGTGTCGATGCGAATTGAATTATGCGGCGTGGACTCGGGTGGTAGCCGTACGCAGGACGTGTACGACTATTGCCGGCTGCGTCGACATCGCGGCGTGTTTGCATTGAAGGGCGCGAAGGACAGACATAAGCCGATCATCGGGCGCCCGACTGATCAGGACGTAACGGTCAAGGGCAAGACATACAAAAACGGTGTGAAGCTGTGGCCGGTCGGTACAGATACGGCCAAGAGCCGGATTTTCGGCGCGCTCGTTGCCGACGATGAGCGCGACATTGTCGACCGCCGGATTCATTTTTCCGTGGATCTCGACGACGAGTACTTCGAGCAGCTCACGGCGGAAGCGTACAACCCGTCAAAAGATCGCTGGGACCGCCTGCGCAAGCGTAACGAAGCGCTTGACCTGAAGGTCTATAACTTCGCATGTGCCTACCACCCGCGCCTGCGCCTCAACACGTATTCCGATGCGGACTGGGCAGCGTTGGAGGCGGTCATTGAGCCACGCGTGCGGGACCTCTTCGCTGCTGTCCCGGTTGAGTCTGCCGACGCAGCGCAACCGGGTGGCGCGGCCCGTAGCGATCTGGCGAAGGGGATTCTGCGCGACGTCGCAGAGCGTCTCGGGCCGGATCATCCAAAGCATGACGTGTTGATTGGACTGGCGAACAAGCCTGCCGAAGATCCACCGCCCGTCGCGCCGGCGCCTGCTGTTTCTGAGCCGGTGGCGTCGCCGGGTGGGTGGATTCCACGGCGCGATAACTGGTTGAGGCGATAG